Proteins encoded by one window of Salvia splendens isolate huo1 chromosome 7, SspV2, whole genome shotgun sequence:
- the LOC121811665 gene encoding adenylate-forming reductase 03009-like, translating into MGKTDNLERFSSCRGVAFEIKPHSDLFAIPAPPTNTPRNGSSRRSWARWGSFARIVPSSDLLDRSMSRTSSHFCDLDDNEDDVDADQTLADIEEGHEEGKHDHHPPPSLPPPPQSAAKKKPPPSRLSIILLDQGLFTVYKRLFAVCLVLNITGLVLAAAGEFPYARNRAALFSIANIFALVLCRSEAVLRVVFWLAVNVLGYSWVPLRLKTMTTALLQSLGGIHSGCGISSVAWLVYALVLTLNDRDNTTPEIIAVAAVILGLLCLSSLAAFPLVRHLHHNVFERTHRFAGWTALGFLWAFITLTISYDPSTKTYSDDLGSKLVKTQEFWFTIGITVLIIIPWLTVRRVPVRISSPSGHAAIIKFDGGVKAGILGRISPSPFSEWHAFGIISDNKKEHMMLAGAVGDFTKSLVASPPRHLWVRQVHFAGLPYLTNMYGRVLLVATGSGICVFLSFLLQPCKADVCLLWVTKGVEQNFGKEIKEWMSGHPKEKVIVHDTAVLGRPNVSEMSVDAAKRFGAEVVIVTSNPEGSRDVVDACKANGIAAFGPIWDS; encoded by the coding sequence ATGGGAAAAACTGATAATTTGGAGAGGTTTTCGAGCTGCAGAGGCGTAGCTTTTGAAATAAAACCCCATTCCGACCTCTTTGCCATCCCTGCCCCGCCTACTAACACTCCTCGCAACGGCAGCAGCCGCCGATCCTGGGCTCGATGGGGCAGCTTTGCCCGAATCGTCCCATCCTCCGACCTCTTGGACCGATCCATGAGCCGCACCAGCAGCCATTTCTGCGACCTCGACGACAACGAAGACGACGTCGACGCTGATCAAACCCTCGCCGACATTGAAGAAGGCCACGAAGAAGGCAAACACGACCACCACCCTCCCCCCTCGCTCCCTCCACCACCTCAATCCGCCGCCAAGAAGAAACCTCCTCCATCGCGGCTCTCCATCATCCTCCTCGATCAAGGCCTCTTCACCGTCTACAAGCGCCTCTTCGCAGTCTGCCTGGTGCTGAACATCACCGGGCTAGTCCTCGCCGCTGCTGGCGAATTCCCCTACGCCAGAAACCGCGCCGCGCTTTTCTCCATCGCGAATATATTCGCGTTGGTCCTCTGCCGGAGCGAGGCGGTTTTGAGGGTTGTTTTCTGGCTTGCGGTGAATGTTCTGGGctattcatgggtcccactACGCCTCAAAACTATGACCACTGCTTTACTTCAATCTCTCGGCGGAATCCACAGTGGGTGTGGGATTTCCTCCGTCGCATGGCTGGTCTACGCGTTAGTCCTCACTCTCAACGACAGAGACAACACTACACCTGAAATCATCGCTGTTGCAGCCGTGATCCTTGGCCTTCTCTGCCTCTCCTCCTTAGCGGCGTTCCCTCTCGTCCGCCACCTCCACCACAACGTCTTCGAGCGGACCCACCGCTTCGCCGGCTGGACCGCTCTGGGCTTCCTCTGGGCCTTCATCACCCTCACCATTTCATACGACCCCTCAACAAAAACCTACAGCGACGATCTCGGTTCCAAGCTAGTAAAAACCCAAGAATTCTGGTTCACAATCGGAATCACCGTCTTAATCATCATCCCCTGGCTAACCGTGAGGCGGGTCCCGGTCCGCATCTCGTCTCCTTCCGGCCATGCAGCGATCATAAAATTCGACGGAGGTGTCAAAGCCGGAATCCTCGGCAGAATCAGCCCGTCGCCATTCTCCGAATGGCACGCGTTCGGGATCATCTCAGACAACAAGAAGGAGCACATGATGCTCGCCGGAGCGGTGGGAGACTTCACGAAGTCTCTGGTGGCGAGCCCGCCGAGGCATCTCTGGGTCAGGCAAGTGCACTTTGCGGGTCTTCCGTACTTGACCAACATGTACGGGCGGGTCCTTCTGGTGGCGACCGGGTCGGGCATATGCGTGTTTTTGTCGTTTCTGCTGCAGCCGTGCAAGGCTGATGTGTGCTTGCTTTGGGTGACGAAAGGGGTGGAGCAGAATTTTGGGAAAGAGATTAAGGAGTGGATGAGCGGGCACCCGAAGGAGAAGGTGATCGTTCACGACACCGCGGTGCTGGGCCGGCCCAACGTGTCGGAGATGAGCGTGGACGCGGCGAAGAGGTTTGGGGCGGAGGTGGTGATTGTGACGAGTAATCCGGAGGGAAGCAGAGACGTGGTTGATGCATGCAAGGCTAATGGGATTGCTGCTTTTGGACCTATTTGGGATTCTTAa
- the LOC121742712 gene encoding protein CHUP1, chloroplastic-like, with protein MVAGKVKSVMGLQKSAAPPKHKPDASARPPWSITPTSGKQHPPPPPQKGSAAPFSRYFPRASAQVQPRPPDVSELLRLVEELRESESRLKTELLEQKLVRESVAIVPVLESVISNKDSEIELSRRKIGCLEAENEQLRSENEFLHMELSKQNQIYEEKIRYMQAELAEIKIAVSERETEYEEASSSYTAAVKPSDARKPNAPTKCLRKCAAQISSKTETDARKDEICAAAERNPTATGNSEEIPENSDVFMGIRSRAPRVPKPPPRPSALLLSMVRSSSPKCLSSVSLPSYGSLSDSAHRALSEISNGSRPPPPPPPPPPIRGSAPPPSLPKKAAAAPPPPPPPPPKRGSNPSPAKVRRVPEVAEFYHSLMRRDTTCRKDSAAGDPLAAGATTKDMIGEIENRSAHLLAIKTDIETQGDFIRFLIKEVEAAAFTDIEDVVSFVKWLDDELSYLVDERAVLKHFDWPEKRADALREAAFGYSDLKKLECEVSSFRDDPRQPCAHALKKIQSLFEKLEHAVYNLSRLRESATDRYKGFHIPVNWMLDSGYVSQIKLASVKLAMKYMKRVSGELEMAGGIPEEEELIVQGVKFAFRIHQFAGGFDVETMKAFEELRDKARLCNVQCQTQQQQKYVSRSAVCL; from the exons ATGGTTGCTGGAAAAGTAAAATCCGTAATGGGGCTTCAGAAATCAGCGGCGCCACCTAAGCACAAGCCCGACGCCTCCGCCAGGCCGCCGTGGTCAATCACGCCGACTTCTGGCAAGCAgcatccgccgccgccgccgcagaaGGGCTCCGCCGCCCCCTTCTCACGCTACTTCCCTCGCGCTTCCGCTCAGGTCCAGCCCCGCCCTCCCGACGTCTCCGAACTCCTTCGCCTCGTCGAAGAGTTGCGAGAGAGCGAGTCCCGCTTGAAGACCGAGCTCTTGGAGCAGAAACTCGTCAGAGAGTCCGTAGCCATTGTCCCTGTTTTGGAGAGCGTTATCTCCAACAAAGACTCCGAAATCGAACTCTCTAGAAGGAAGATCGGATGCTTGGAAGCCGAGAACGAGCAGCTCAGGAGCGAGAACGAGTTTCTCCACATGGAATTATCCAAACAAAATCAGATATACGAAGAGAAAATCAGATACATGCAGGCCGAGCTAGCTGAGATCAAGATAGCCGTTTCCGAGAGAGAAACCGAGTACGAGGAGGCCTCGTCTTCATACACGGCGGCCGTGAAGCCCAGCGACGCTCGTAAACCAAATGCACCTACCAAGTGTTTGAGAAAATGCGCGGCTCAGATTAGCAGTAAGACCGAAACTGACGCGAGGAAAGACGAAATCTGTGCTGCGGCGGAGAGGAATCCAACAGCAACGGGAAATTCCGAGGAAATTCCTGAAAATTCCGATGTGTTTATGGGGATAAGATCCCGTGCTCCGCGCGTTCCGAAACCGCCTCCCCGGCCGTCCGCATTGCTTCTCTCGATGGTTCGTTCATCTTCTCCCAAATGTTTGTCATCCGTCTCGTTGCCTTCTTACGGTTCCTTATCCGATTCAGCGCACCGCGCATTATCGGAGATTTCCAACGGCTCACGTCCGCCGCCTCCACCTCCCCCACCACCTCCGATTAGAGGCTCCGCTCCCCCTCCTTCACTGCCAAAGAAAGCCGCAGCGgcacctcctcctcctcctcctccgcctccgaaAAGGGGGTCGAATCCGTCGCCGGCGAAGGTCAGGAGAGTTCCGGAAGTGGCTGAGTTTTACCACTCTCTAATGCGGCGGGACACCACTTGCCGGAAGGATTCCGCCGCCGGCGATCCGCTGGCTGCGGGTGCAACGACGAAGGACATGATAGGCGAAATCGAGAACCGCTCAGCTCATTTACTAGCC ATTAAGACTGATATAGAGACTCAAGGGGATTTCATAAGGTTCTTGATTAAAGAAGTTGAGGCTGCTGCATTCACTGATATTGAGGATGTTGTGTCTTTTGTCAAATGGCTTGATGATGAGCTGTCTTACCTG GTCGATGAGAGAGCAGTGCTGAAACACTTTGACTGGCCTGAAAAGAGAGCAGATGCGTTGCGAGAAGCTGCATTCGGTTACTCTGATCTGAAGAAGCTGGAATGTGAAGTCTCATCGTTTCGTGACGATCCTAGGCAACCTTGTGCTCATGCTCTCAAGAAAATACAGTCTTTGTTTGAGAA ATTGGAGCATGCTGTGTATAATTTGTCAAGATTGAGAGAGTCAGCGACGGACAGATACAAAGGGTTCCACATTCCTGTGAACTGGATGCTTGATTCTGGTTATGTTAGTCAG ATCAAGCTGGCGTCCGTGAAATTAGCGATGAAGTACATGAAGAGAGTGTCGGGGGAGCTTGAAATGGCTGGTGGCATCCCCGAAGAAGAAGAGCTCATAGTTCAAGGTGTCAAGTTTGCTTTCCGAATACATCAG TTTGCGGGTGGTTTTGATGTGGAAACTATGAAGGCTTTTGAGGAGCTGAGGGATAAAGCTCGACTATGTAACGTGCAGTGCCAAACACAGCAGCAGCAGAAGTATGTTTCGAGGTCGGCTGTTTGTCTGTAG
- the LOC121742068 gene encoding protein trichome birefringence-like 38: MLSSLNHHNSLILEALLSTLLVSLLPLPAASELLNATRSRELFTSCNLFHGKWVPDPSYPLYQSSGCPFIDPEFDCIKYGRPDKQFLKFSWKPDSCNLPRFNGVDFLKRWSGKKIMFVGDSLSLNQWQSLACMLHAASPNSKYNYVRQGTLSSVTFQDYRVTILLYRSPYLVDITREKIGRVLKLESIQQGNAWRGMDMLVFNTWHWWTHKGSAQSWDYIQYGSTVSKDMNRLEAFFKGLATWGRWVDLNVDPTKTRVFFQGISPTHYQGRDWMASSKTCNGEQQPLEGSTYPGGTPKEVEVVKSVLSKMQKRVYLLDITFLSQLRKDAHPSAYSGDHAGVDCSHWCLPGLPDTWNQLLYAALVM, encoded by the exons ATGCTCTCCTCTTTGAATCACCACAATTCTCTCATCCTCGAAGCCTTGCTTTCAACGTTGCTCGTTTCGCTACTGCCACTCCCGGCTGCATCCGAGCTCCTTAACGCTACCAGAAGCAGAGAATTATTCACTTCTTGCAATCTCTTCCATGGAAAATGGGTCCCGGATCCTTCTTACCCCCTCTACCAATCCTCCGGCTGCCCCTTCATCGACCCCGAATTCGACTGCATTAAATACGGCCGACCGGATAAGCAGTTCCTCAAGTTCTCATGGAAGCCCGACTCCTGCAACCTCCCTAG GTTTAATGGGGTGGATTTTCTGAAGAGATGGAGTGGGAAGAAGATCATGTTTGTGGGAGACTCACTGAGTTTGAATCAGTGGCAGTCTTTGGCTTGTATGCTTCATGCTGCTTCTCCCAATTCTAAATACAACTATGTTAGACAGGGCACCCTTTCTTCTGTTACATTCCAG GATTATAGAGTTACGATACTGCTATACCGATCGCCATATTTGGTGGACATAACAAGGGAGAAGATAGGGAGAGTGCTGAAGCTGGAGTCGATTCAGCAAGGGAATGCGTGGAGAGGAATGGATATGCTAGTGTTCAACACATGGCATTGGTGGACTCACAAAGGCAGCGCTCAATC ATGGGACTACATACAGTATGGCTCCACCGTGTCAAAAGACATGAACCGCCTCGAGGCCTTTTTCAAAGGGTTGGCAACGTGGGGACGCTGGGTTGACCTCAACGTCGATCCCACCAAGACCAGAGTGTTCTTCCAAGGGATCTCTCCCACTCACTATCA AGGTAGGGACTGGATGGCGTCGTCAAAGACTTGCAACGGGGAGCAGCAGCCTCTGGAAGGGTCGACATATCCAGGGGGGACGCCAAAAGAGGTGGAGGTTGTTAAGAGCGTGTTGAGCAAGATGCAGAAGCGCGTTTATTTGTTAGACATTACGTTTCTGTCTCAGCTGAGGAAGGATGCTCATCCATCGGCTTATAGTGGCGATCATGCAGGGGTCGATTGCAGCCATTGGTGCCTCCCCGGGTTGCCGGATACATGGAACCAGCTGCTCTATGCAGCTCTGGTTATGTGA